One segment of candidate division KSB1 bacterium DNA contains the following:
- a CDS encoding exopolysaccharide biosynthesis polyprenyl glycosylphosphotransferase: MDDKKTNHASKNMLAARRRAPSARRHPEVSITIITWNSRLLLQDCLESIYAGTRKIDFEIIVVDNGSRDGTVEMLHQRFPKVRLIENLANRGVAPARNQALRAARGDFVLILDADTRVLPGAIDDLAAFARSTPDAGIVGAKMIDPDGALQLTCRRFPTIFTPLLRRLQFIPLFRNSRSLRDQVMADWDHNSIREVDYVIGACQLIRREVIAEVGLLDENIFYGPEDVDYCLRAQSHGWKVYYYPNATIMHYERRITRNFFRAVSWKHLWAVFYFFQKHGYLFNAKNRDYAIIMPRLIEGVLLGVSDLTAIIASFLLWAWFRGKMGLYTITDPTQLFTSAVLIAAFWFVLFLFFGLYRAWYAHSRFDELVKIVKTVFFGVVLIFLLTVDFERDFTTPPTRGRLLIVTYWLLMSFMVANGRLILRTVQRRLLEAGIGVRRTLIVGWNKKARALLDKIKRFPALGYRVVGFVDVNTPTAHQAYGGAPVIGSIRELGRIIQEQRVENVLIALDMFHRREVTEVVNQCTELPVTLKIIPDLYSIVMGQARTNQVYGFPLIEIFPQIMPLWQRRSKRLLDVTVSLAVLTLGLPLWLLLAAAIRLDSPGPIFSRQKRVGKDGRIFKLIRFRVKRKAPLNSNGRPATGKNNFEITRVGRFMRQWNLEKIPQFLNVLRGEMSLVGPRPARPRVVEKLKKEVPFYMRRFKVQPGLTGWAQVQDADHGSLEGVKQKLQYDFFYVENMSLAMDVKILLHAVYRMLVSNK; this comes from the coding sequence ATGGACGATAAAAAAACCAACCACGCCTCGAAAAACATGCTGGCGGCCCGTCGCCGCGCGCCGAGTGCCAGGCGGCATCCCGAAGTTTCCATCACGATCATCACCTGGAACTCGCGCCTATTGCTGCAAGATTGCCTCGAGTCCATTTACGCCGGCACGCGAAAGATCGATTTCGAAATCATCGTCGTCGACAACGGCTCGCGTGATGGCACGGTCGAGATGCTGCACCAGCGTTTTCCGAAAGTCCGGCTGATTGAAAACCTCGCAAACCGGGGCGTCGCCCCGGCGCGCAATCAAGCCCTGCGCGCCGCCAGGGGCGATTTCGTTTTAATATTGGATGCAGACACCCGAGTTCTGCCCGGCGCGATCGACGATTTGGCGGCCTTCGCCCGCAGCACGCCGGATGCCGGCATCGTCGGCGCCAAAATGATTGACCCCGACGGTGCGCTGCAGCTCACCTGCCGCCGTTTTCCGACGATCTTCACGCCGCTGCTGCGGCGCTTGCAATTCATTCCTCTCTTTCGCAACAGCCGCAGCCTGCGCGATCAGGTGATGGCCGATTGGGATCACAACTCGATTCGCGAAGTGGATTACGTCATTGGCGCCTGCCAGTTGATTCGCCGCGAGGTGATCGCGGAAGTCGGATTGCTGGATGAAAATATTTTTTACGGCCCCGAAGACGTCGATTATTGCCTGCGGGCGCAGTCGCATGGCTGGAAGGTCTATTATTACCCGAACGCCACGATCATGCACTATGAGCGGCGCATCACGCGAAATTTTTTTCGTGCCGTCAGTTGGAAGCATCTGTGGGCGGTGTTTTATTTTTTTCAAAAGCACGGCTATCTCTTCAATGCAAAAAACCGCGATTACGCCATCATCATGCCGCGGCTCATCGAAGGCGTGCTGCTCGGTGTCAGTGATTTGACGGCCATCATCGCTTCGTTTTTGCTCTGGGCGTGGTTTCGCGGAAAAATGGGACTTTACACAATCACCGACCCGACGCAGCTTTTCACCAGCGCTGTCTTGATCGCCGCTTTTTGGTTCGTGCTGTTTTTGTTTTTCGGTCTTTATCGCGCCTGGTATGCGCATTCGCGCTTCGATGAATTGGTGAAGATCGTTAAAACGGTTTTTTTCGGCGTGGTTTTGATTTTTCTGCTGACCGTTGATTTCGAGCGGGATTTTACCACACCGCCGACACGCGGGCGTTTGCTGATCGTGACGTATTGGCTGTTGATGAGCTTCATGGTCGCCAATGGCCGCCTAATTTTGCGCACCGTGCAGCGGCGTTTATTGGAAGCCGGCATCGGCGTGCGCCGCACCCTCATCGTCGGCTGGAACAAAAAGGCGCGGGCGCTGCTCGATAAAATCAAGCGCTTTCCGGCGCTGGGCTATCGCGTCGTCGGTTTCGTTGACGTGAATACGCCCACGGCGCATCAAGCTTACGGCGGGGCGCCGGTCATCGGTTCGATCCGCGAGCTGGGCCGGATCATTCAGGAGCAGCGCGTCGAGAATGTGCTGATCGCGCTCGACATGTTTCACCGGCGCGAGGTCACCGAAGTGGTCAATCAATGCACGGAATTGCCGGTGACGTTGAAAATCATTCCCGATCTTTACAGCATCGTGATGGGGCAGGCGCGCACCAACCAGGTTTACGGATTCCCGCTCATCGAAATTTTTCCGCAAATCATGCCGCTGTGGCAGCGGCGCAGCAAGCGGCTTTTGGATGTGACGGTTTCGCTGGCTGTTCTCACGCTCGGCCTGCCGTTGTGGCTGCTGCTCGCGGCGGCCATTCGGCTGGATTCACCGGGGCCGATTTTCTCCCGGCAAAAACGCGTCGGCAAAGACGGTCGGATTTTCAAGCTGATCAGATTTCGCGTCAAGCGAAAAGCGCCGCTCAATTCAAACGGACGGCCGGCAACCGGAAAAAATAATTTTGAAATCACACGAGTCGGCCGGTTCATGCGACAATGGAATTTGGAAAAAATACCGCAATTTCTCAACGTGCTGCGTGGCGAGATGAGCCTGGTGGGGCCGCGGCCGGCGCGGCCTCGAGTTGTTGAAAAGCTGAAAAAAGAAGTTCCCTTTTACATGCGGCGTTTCAAAGTTCAGCCCGGCCTCACCGGCTGGGCGCAGGTTCAAGACGCTGATCACGGCTCGCTGGAAGGCGTGAAGCAAAAACTGCAATATGATTTTTTTTATGTGGAAAACATGTCGCTGGCGATGGACGTCAAGATTTTGCTGCATGCGGTTTATCGAATGTTGGTCTCTAACAAGTAA
- a CDS encoding IS66 family transposase: MKNFAGHLQTEGYAACEAITRRPEVTALGCMAHARREFVEANDGDAGRADWMLSQMQQLYQIERQAREANLSHDERYRQRQESARPILIEIKACLDQVEPFAYLKDLLSRIADHPHRRVAELLPQNWKTPSQI; encoded by the coding sequence TTGAAAAATTTTGCCGGGCATCTGCAAACCGAAGGCTACGCAGCCTGCGAGGCGATTACCCGCCGGCCGGAGGTAACGGCGTTGGGCTGTATGGCGCACGCGCGGCGTGAATTCGTCGAGGCCAACGACGGTGATGCGGGCCGAGCCGACTGGATGCTGTCGCAGATGCAGCAGCTTTATCAGATCGAGCGCCAAGCGCGCGAAGCGAACTTGTCGCACGACGAGCGCTATCGACAGCGGCAGGAGTCCGCCCGGCCGATTCTGATTGAGATCAAAGCCTGCCTGGATCAAGTGGAGCCTTTTGCCTATCTCAAAGACCTGCTCAGCCGCATCGCCGACCATCCGCACCGGCGCGTTGCCGAGCTTTTGCCACAGAACTGGAAAACTCCCTCTCAAATATAA
- a CDS encoding ATP-dependent helicase: MPQAGITLKQLWREQNFEPNDNQKDAILHVDGPLFLPAGPGSGKTRVLLWRALNLIVFHGVKPEEIFLSTFTEKAALQLKEGLRVLLGMVTSLTNTPYDLSKMYVGTVHSLCQKILADRRFYPHRERGRVPVILDELDQYFHLSNRRRWQEFTRAAGLCEAPEQQINSLFINHERRSASRHEALTNCLALFNRLSEECRDPQWDKQRANDPVLQALLEMYDLYRRSLDTNGIPQTDLSLLQQRAYLVLSEFEDSPHVFKHVIIDEYQDTNTVQELIFFHLAAGSKNLCVVGDDDQALYRFRGATVENFVEFPQRCRERFGISPRIIPLTTNYRSRKQIVDFYTEFMTLCDWRKPANPAHNGTRSADILSAGKEAHPAPYATAPLTAQSFRVAGKQIRANSKDNGVAVVASTPAKPEEACREIAALVRRLLKEGKVQNENQIAFLYPSLKYDGKMTAQVRRMKEALEAEGLKVYAPHAGRFLEVEEAIACFGLYLHIFGKPGRGQFAGSDYQQYHDWIEAAHNRAEELLSEDAHLAAFVEHRREEIRQVVQDYQALSRVVNREQWNLQAPYEIDRMKRPLYQAPGLSERARRSLSSQYFENIIRKRAAEGRAFTLQYLIKRATALDWNLLDLFYQLCGFEHFKAMFDLAERGRDEGPICNLALISKYLSRFNDEYAAILTAEMFENDGFERLFFRFYLYVLFRRGESEYEDADDPFPRGRIPFITIHQAKGLEFPVVILANPRKDNRGPQAVERLVRPFLDRQGEPLDRIAEFDAMRMFYVALSRAKNLLVIAHFKGQGQRMNEPFKKLLDDDFPRIPDLDWETLPAAQPDDVELPKNYSYTGDFLLYLQCPRQYMIYRKYGFAPSRSLTMMFGNLVHRTLDDLHQFLIAQRSKT; the protein is encoded by the coding sequence ATGCCTCAAGCTGGGATCACGCTCAAACAGCTTTGGCGGGAGCAAAATTTCGAACCAAACGACAATCAGAAAGACGCCATCCTACATGTCGACGGCCCGCTGTTTCTGCCCGCCGGCCCCGGCTCGGGCAAGACACGCGTGCTCCTGTGGCGAGCGCTGAATTTGATTGTCTTTCACGGGGTCAAGCCCGAAGAAATTTTCCTTTCAACCTTCACCGAAAAGGCGGCGTTGCAACTGAAGGAGGGCCTGCGTGTACTGCTCGGCATGGTCACCAGTCTCACCAACACGCCCTACGATCTTTCCAAAATGTATGTGGGCACGGTCCACTCCCTGTGCCAAAAAATTCTTGCCGACCGCCGCTTCTATCCGCATCGCGAGCGCGGCAGAGTTCCCGTTATCCTCGATGAGCTTGACCAGTACTTTCATCTTTCCAATCGCCGCCGCTGGCAGGAATTCACCCGCGCCGCAGGATTGTGCGAGGCGCCGGAGCAGCAGATCAATAGCTTGTTCATCAATCATGAGCGGCGCTCGGCTTCCCGCCATGAGGCCTTGACCAACTGCCTCGCGCTGTTCAACCGCCTTTCCGAAGAATGCCGGGATCCGCAATGGGACAAGCAGCGAGCCAACGACCCCGTGCTGCAAGCGCTGCTGGAGATGTACGATCTCTATCGCCGCTCACTGGACACGAATGGCATTCCGCAAACTGACTTGTCTCTTCTGCAACAGCGCGCCTATCTGGTGCTCTCGGAATTCGAGGATTCACCGCACGTTTTCAAGCATGTCATCATCGATGAGTATCAGGACACCAACACGGTGCAGGAGCTCATCTTTTTCCACCTCGCTGCCGGCAGCAAAAACTTGTGCGTCGTCGGTGATGATGACCAGGCGCTTTATCGCTTCCGCGGCGCCACCGTGGAAAACTTCGTCGAGTTTCCGCAGCGCTGCCGCGAACGCTTTGGCATCTCACCTCGCATCATTCCTTTGACGACCAATTATCGTTCCCGCAAGCAGATCGTTGATTTCTATACCGAGTTCATGACGCTGTGCGACTGGCGCAAACCGGCCAATCCCGCTCACAATGGAACACGTAGCGCAGACATCTTGTCTGCAGGCAAGGAGGCCCACCCTGCTCCATACGCCACTGCGCCTTTGACCGCGCAATCCTTCCGCGTCGCGGGAAAACAGATTCGCGCCAACAGCAAGGACAATGGCGTCGCTGTTGTGGCCAGCACACCCGCCAAGCCGGAGGAGGCGTGCCGTGAAATCGCCGCCCTGGTTCGGCGCCTGCTGAAGGAAGGCAAAGTGCAAAACGAAAATCAAATCGCCTTTCTCTATCCCTCGCTCAAATACGATGGCAAGATGACCGCCCAAGTCCGCCGTATGAAAGAGGCCTTGGAGGCCGAAGGCTTGAAAGTTTATGCCCCGCACGCGGGCAGATTTTTGGAAGTGGAGGAAGCCATCGCTTGCTTCGGCCTCTATCTGCATATCTTCGGTAAACCAGGCCGTGGTCAGTTCGCTGGTTCCGACTACCAGCAATATCACGATTGGATCGAAGCCGCCCACAACAGAGCCGAAGAGCTGCTGAGCGAGGATGCGCATTTGGCCGCTTTCGTCGAACACCGGCGGGAGGAAATCCGGCAAGTGGTGCAGGATTATCAAGCCCTGTCGCGTGTCGTCAACCGCGAGCAATGGAATCTGCAAGCGCCGTATGAAATTGATCGGATGAAACGGCCGCTGTATCAAGCGCCCGGCCTCTCCGAGCGCGCACGCCGGTCACTCTCCAGTCAGTATTTCGAAAACATCATTCGCAAGCGCGCCGCCGAAGGCCGGGCGTTTACACTGCAATACCTCATCAAGCGCGCCACCGCGCTGGATTGGAACCTGCTCGATCTTTTTTATCAACTCTGCGGCTTCGAGCACTTCAAAGCGATGTTTGATTTGGCGGAGCGCGGTCGCGACGAAGGCCCGATCTGCAACCTTGCCTTGATTTCCAAATATCTCTCGCGCTTCAACGACGAGTATGCCGCCATTCTCACCGCGGAAATGTTCGAGAACGACGGTTTCGAGAGACTCTTCTTTCGCTTCTATCTGTACGTCCTGTTTCGTCGTGGCGAGTCCGAGTATGAAGACGCGGATGATCCATTTCCCAGGGGCCGCATTCCGTTTATCACCATTCATCAAGCCAAGGGATTGGAATTTCCTGTGGTGATTTTGGCGAATCCGCGCAAGGACAATCGCGGGCCGCAGGCGGTGGAGAGGCTGGTGCGTCCTTTTCTCGATCGTCAGGGCGAGCCGCTGGATCGCATCGCCGAGTTCGATGCCATGCGCATGTTCTATGTGGCTCTGTCACGCGCCAAAAATTTGCTGGTCATTGCGCACTTCAAAGGTCAGGGACAGCGCATGAACGAGCCATTCAAAAAATTGCTCGATGATGATTTTCCCAGAATCCCTGATCTGGATTGGGAAACTCTGCCCGCGGCGCAGCCTGATGATGTCGAGTTGCCAAAAAACTATTCCTACACCGGCGATTTTTTGCTCTATCTACAATGCCCGCGGCAATACATGATCTATCGCAAATACGGCTTCGCGCCCTCGCGTTCGCTGACGATGATGTTCGGCAACCTCGTGCACCGCACGCTGGATGATCTGCATCAATTTTTGATTGCGCAGAGGAGCAAGACATGA
- a CDS encoding PD-(D/E)XK nuclease family protein produces the protein MMFPRNDIESRILEFFETNFEMLKMESGHSLSPEAKFAAQLQVLFYWRRLRKVAEKVTDTEVRLSLPEQKTPRGRRFGIEGVVDLVRERERTVMYDIKTHDAEAVRSNTEEYLRQLNVYAHIWQNLNKQRLDETAIISTAFPEAVREALNKTEEELEAELQKWEPLIPLPFDAKSVQETIARFGEIVDKIEEGEFAPPPVDKLKRKQPGMKAIFAVQTCRNCDARFSCSAYRAYAQTSRGAAESTFRQLFFDDFGTEEERNERVMAGLEEASLIEIG, from the coding sequence ATGATGTTCCCTCGTAACGACATCGAATCCCGCATTCTCGAATTTTTCGAGACCAATTTTGAGATGCTGAAAATGGAATCCGGCCACTCGCTCTCGCCGGAGGCCAAGTTCGCCGCGCAATTGCAGGTGTTATTTTATTGGCGCCGGCTGCGCAAAGTCGCCGAAAAAGTCACCGACACCGAAGTGCGGCTCAGCCTGCCGGAGCAAAAGACGCCGCGCGGCCGGCGGTTCGGCATCGAGGGCGTGGTGGACCTCGTGCGCGAGCGCGAGCGCACCGTGATGTACGATATCAAGACCCACGATGCCGAGGCCGTGCGCAGCAACACCGAGGAGTACCTGCGCCAGTTGAACGTATATGCCCACATCTGGCAAAATCTCAACAAGCAGCGTTTGGACGAGACCGCAATCATCTCCACCGCTTTTCCGGAGGCGGTGCGCGAGGCCCTGAACAAAACCGAAGAGGAGCTCGAGGCCGAATTGCAGAAGTGGGAGCCGCTCATTCCCCTGCCCTTCGACGCGAAAAGCGTGCAGGAAACGATTGCGCGCTTCGGTGAGATTGTGGATAAGATAGAAGAAGGCGAGTTTGCGCCACCGCCGGTGGACAAGCTAAAAAGGAAGCAGCCCGGCATGAAAGCCATCTTTGCGGTGCAAACCTGCCGCAATTGCGACGCGCGCTTTTCCTGCTCCGCCTATCGCGCCTACGCCCAAACCAGCCGCGGCGCAGCAGAGAGCACGTTTCGCCAGCTCTTTTTTGATGATTTTGGTACGGAGGAGGAACGCAATGAGAGGGTGATGGCGGGGTTGGAGGAGGCGTCACTGATTGAAATTGGATAA
- a CDS encoding DEAD/DEAH box helicase — protein sequence MNPYILAEKVEEKYLQYLKTMFYFKDDGLRRSFGEALNTGHLSNGPYLEATPIFKRANKTAEILTAILGFEPEQGFVQAVDGERQLYCHQENSIRFTEQGKNVVIATGTGSGKTEAFLLPILLHLYKEFVSGQLGNGVRALVLYPMNALAFDQRERLGEICRKLEAHHSRFRFTFGQYVGDTPEDRNDQYRNAREAWDNRLPGELVFREQMRATPPHILLTNYSMLEFMLLRPQDTPLFDNGNAQWWKFIVLDEAHQYRGTKGMEMGMLLRRLKQRLCEGGRQKGFQCIATSATLASDNKDVGRVAQFAKDLFGETFEPEHIITGKFEELIGGHRYTLLPEDYELLESTQPNSIAEMKVKLSSLAAQHGIDLAKACKWEEAIYIILHNDSRTTKLLEQVTGQAIKVEDVALNIFPKLEERKQIDALIRLIRLLAAAQNPVDGSPLLTARFHFFLRSLEGAYLSLAGTKDQPLTQKILLDRTSVQKGYAFFEIAICRECGQHYLVGKVSNGRLSEAIRDPGDIDFGANFFRPVDLSFVEQNDEEELNRNNLYQLCLTCAVISRHPTPLACNHTTSILVEQQDASKKHPDQISKCAACGYQAADPVREIVHGSDGPNAVIATALVQNLSVEKKKILAFADSRQQAAFFAWYLDDSYQNLLSRVLILNALRKLAPTGPITFSELASVLSNSYEEHRLFRETTGDLERANTIWKQIYSEFLAEETNQSLEGVGLIRYVMKWPSWFKLESFLNDLPLDLSDSEKLILLETLLNFVRLDKAVNLNLPPLVNLNWKDLGLQSPQMKIRIGEPGSQHFVRSWDGLRGRRARWLAKLFEHAGMEKSAARTKAGEVLRAIWQSFSETDQKARSSHEAIFYEITDAKRLNPDWWRIRLVTDEDTIYRCLVCGRLQHVAVKNICNRSNCHGQLVAIKMSELEPNHYRNLYIELQPEILRVEEHTAQLAKVTAREYQRDFRNNKIQVLSCSTTFELGVDLGDLDTIFLRNVPPESFNYAQRVGRAGRRAGNIGFAVTYCRRNAHDLYHFDNPKRMISGKVSPPVIAKNNQKIAIRHLTAVALSFFLRAFPDRFKNVESFFVDLHKPSAVKDFEGYLQKDHGRILASLKAIIKDDEQSCLLGLEDGTWIQRLVSTALEGAEERVATDFKIIKQFQDESKQSNQFRSAEWAQKRANTIAKEDVLSFLSRTGVIPKYGFPVDVVELDTHSVGNNTGRETVILERDLSIAVAEFAPSSKLVANKFEWESYALKKVAEKEWARWHYAKCAKHNQFDRWQTGQSPSFTKCCRGMIARHYVVPQFGFLTKNKRPDKPRRKTERIFSTRPYFVGFKNTDQQTIKYGPIELTKTSPGEMVVLCEGYKGQGFYICPKCGAGFRDLTRAEIESGHEDFLGRKCRNRPERFLSLGHDFVTDVLKIVFLKTHNFKIEPQWFAFTLAYAILEGAAKILEIPSNELNVTVNTYDIKASFPSIILYDNVPGGAGLVAQLELKEMLRACIEAAVERVNGYCGCAPETTCYGCLRNYRNQFVHAYMQRGAVYSYLLELLQKLE from the coding sequence ATGAATCCTTATATTCTTGCTGAAAAGGTTGAAGAGAAATATCTGCAATATCTTAAAACCATGTTCTATTTCAAAGATGATGGTCTGCGCAGATCATTTGGGGAAGCGCTTAACACCGGACATCTTTCCAATGGTCCTTATTTAGAAGCCACGCCCATTTTCAAAAGAGCCAACAAAACTGCTGAGATTCTCACAGCAATTCTCGGATTTGAGCCGGAACAAGGCTTCGTGCAAGCTGTGGATGGCGAACGCCAGTTGTATTGCCATCAAGAAAACTCAATCCGATTTACGGAGCAGGGCAAGAATGTCGTCATCGCTACAGGAACAGGCAGCGGCAAAACCGAGGCTTTCTTGTTGCCCATTTTGCTTCATCTGTACAAAGAATTTGTGTCTGGTCAGTTAGGAAACGGTGTACGCGCTCTCGTTCTTTATCCGATGAATGCCTTGGCTTTTGACCAACGTGAACGTTTAGGAGAAATTTGTAGAAAACTGGAAGCACATCATTCGAGATTTCGATTTACTTTTGGCCAATATGTCGGTGACACTCCTGAAGACCGCAATGATCAATATCGAAATGCCCGCGAAGCTTGGGATAATAGACTGCCAGGTGAATTGGTGTTTCGCGAACAAATGCGCGCCACCCCACCTCATATTCTATTGACGAATTATTCGATGCTCGAATTCATGTTGCTTCGCCCCCAAGATACTCCACTTTTTGATAACGGCAACGCTCAATGGTGGAAATTCATTGTGTTGGACGAAGCACATCAATACCGTGGCACGAAAGGCATGGAAATGGGTATGCTGCTCCGCCGCCTGAAGCAACGATTGTGTGAAGGAGGACGACAGAAGGGGTTTCAATGTATTGCGACTAGTGCAACTTTGGCAAGTGACAACAAAGATGTTGGCCGTGTGGCACAATTTGCGAAGGACTTATTTGGGGAAACTTTTGAGCCAGAGCATATCATTACAGGAAAATTTGAAGAATTAATAGGGGGACATCGATATACGTTATTACCTGAAGACTATGAACTGTTGGAAAGTACACAGCCAAATTCGATTGCAGAAATGAAGGTGAAATTGTCTTCGCTTGCTGCACAGCATGGGATCGATTTGGCTAAGGCTTGCAAGTGGGAAGAGGCTATTTACATTATTCTTCACAACGATTCTCGCACAACTAAGTTACTCGAACAAGTGACAGGGCAAGCAATAAAGGTTGAGGACGTCGCGTTAAATATTTTTCCCAAACTTGAGGAACGGAAACAAATCGACGCTTTAATTCGGCTCATTCGTCTGTTGGCCGCTGCGCAGAATCCAGTTGATGGCTCGCCTCTGTTGACAGCACGTTTCCATTTTTTCCTCCGCTCATTGGAGGGAGCATATCTATCGCTCGCAGGTACAAAGGATCAGCCTCTCACACAAAAAATCTTGCTGGATCGAACGAGCGTGCAGAAAGGATATGCTTTTTTTGAAATCGCAATTTGTCGGGAATGTGGACAGCACTATCTTGTTGGCAAAGTAAGCAACGGTAGATTAAGCGAGGCCATACGTGACCCTGGAGATATCGATTTTGGTGCCAATTTTTTCCGGCCTGTTGATCTTTCATTTGTTGAACAAAACGACGAGGAAGAACTCAACCGAAACAATCTGTATCAGCTTTGTTTGACTTGTGCCGTGATTTCGCGACATCCCACACCACTGGCTTGTAACCATACGACAAGCATATTAGTTGAACAGCAGGATGCCTCAAAAAAGCATCCAGATCAGATTTCGAAGTGCGCAGCCTGTGGTTATCAAGCTGCAGACCCCGTACGCGAAATCGTGCACGGCTCGGATGGCCCCAACGCCGTCATTGCCACAGCTCTTGTGCAAAATTTGTCCGTAGAAAAAAAGAAAATTTTGGCATTTGCCGATAGTCGGCAACAGGCTGCTTTTTTTGCCTGGTATCTTGACGATAGTTATCAAAACCTCCTTTCACGTGTCTTGATTTTGAATGCGCTCAGGAAACTTGCTCCCACTGGTCCAATCACTTTTAGCGAACTTGCCAGTGTTTTGTCTAATTCCTACGAAGAACATCGCCTATTTCGGGAAACTACAGGCGACCTCGAGCGAGCAAACACAATTTGGAAACAAATCTACTCTGAATTTTTAGCTGAAGAAACGAATCAATCCCTGGAAGGCGTTGGCCTGATTCGTTATGTCATGAAATGGCCCTCTTGGTTTAAGCTTGAAAGCTTTTTGAATGATTTGCCATTGGATTTATCCGACTCGGAAAAGCTCATTCTACTGGAAACTTTACTGAATTTCGTTCGGCTTGATAAAGCTGTCAACCTAAATCTGCCACCGCTCGTCAACTTAAATTGGAAAGACCTCGGGCTGCAATCGCCGCAAATGAAAATTCGTATCGGCGAACCTGGAAGCCAACATTTTGTCCGTAGCTGGGACGGTCTCAGAGGGAGAAGAGCGCGCTGGCTGGCTAAACTCTTCGAGCATGCCGGAATGGAAAAATCTGCTGCACGAACAAAAGCGGGTGAGGTCTTGCGCGCTATTTGGCAATCATTCTCAGAAACAGATCAAAAAGCTCGATCTTCACATGAAGCCATTTTTTATGAGATCACCGACGCCAAACGCTTGAATCCTGATTGGTGGCGAATTCGATTGGTGACGGATGAGGACACCATCTATCGTTGCCTCGTCTGTGGCAGATTGCAGCATGTGGCAGTAAAAAACATCTGCAATCGGAGCAATTGTCACGGGCAGCTTGTTGCGATTAAGATGTCCGAACTGGAACCCAATCATTATCGCAATTTGTATATCGAATTACAGCCCGAGATTCTACGTGTCGAGGAACATACCGCACAATTGGCGAAAGTGACTGCGCGCGAGTATCAGCGCGATTTTCGTAATAACAAAATTCAAGTTTTGAGCTGCTCAACCACCTTCGAATTAGGAGTTGACTTGGGTGATCTTGACACGATCTTCTTGCGAAATGTTCCACCGGAATCGTTCAATTATGCGCAACGCGTTGGCCGTGCTGGGCGGCGCGCAGGCAATATCGGGTTTGCAGTAACATATTGCCGCCGCAATGCCCATGATCTTTATCATTTTGACAACCCTAAGCGTATGATATCCGGCAAAGTAAGTCCACCAGTGATTGCGAAAAACAACCAAAAAATCGCGATAAGACACTTGACCGCAGTTGCGCTATCCTTTTTTCTCAGAGCATTTCCGGATCGATTTAAAAATGTTGAGTCATTCTTTGTCGATCTACATAAACCCTCGGCTGTAAAAGATTTCGAGGGGTATCTCCAAAAAGATCATGGTAGGATTTTGGCTTCTTTAAAGGCTATCATTAAAGACGACGAGCAAAGCTGCCTTTTGGGACTGGAGGACGGCACATGGATTCAGCGCTTGGTTTCTACTGCTTTGGAGGGAGCAGAAGAGAGAGTAGCAACAGATTTCAAGATCATCAAACAATTTCAAGACGAATCCAAACAATCAAATCAATTTCGTAGCGCGGAATGGGCGCAGAAACGTGCCAATACAATTGCTAAAGAAGATGTCTTGAGTTTTCTTTCACGCACGGGGGTAATTCCCAAATACGGATTTCCTGTGGATGTGGTCGAACTCGATACCCATTCTGTGGGCAATAATACCGGACGTGAAACTGTCATTCTGGAACGCGATCTTTCTATCGCCGTTGCCGAGTTCGCGCCGAGCAGTAAATTGGTGGCCAATAAATTCGAATGGGAATCCTACGCTTTGAAAAAAGTAGCAGAAAAAGAATGGGCGAGATGGCATTACGCGAAATGCGCCAAACATAATCAGTTTGATCGTTGGCAGACAGGCCAGAGCCCCAGCTTTACAAAATGTTGCCGTGGCATGATCGCGAGGCATTACGTCGTGCCGCAATTCGGTTTTTTGACGAAAAACAAACGTCCCGACAAGCCTCGGCGCAAAACCGAACGAATCTTCTCAACTCGACCTTATTTCGTGGGATTCAAAAACACCGACCAGCAAACAATAAAATATGGCCCTATCGAGCTGACCAAAACATCACCAGGAGAAATGGTGGTTTTATGCGAGGGATACAAAGGACAAGGATTTTACATTTGTCCAAAGTGTGGCGCAGGATTTCGCGACTTGACAAGGGCCGAAATCGAGAGCGGGCACGAAGATTTTTTGGGCAGAAAATGCCGTAATCGACCGGAAAGATTTCTTTCACTGGGACATGATTTTGTGACTGATGTTCTGAAGATCGTATTTTTGAAAACTCATAATTTTAAAATTGAACCGCAATGGTTCGCTTTCACTCTTGCTTATGCCATTTTAGAAGGAGCAGCGAAAATACTCGAAATTCCCTCCAATGAACTCAATGTAACTGTTAATACTTATGACATAAAAGCAAGCTTTCCATCTATCATCTTATACGACAATGTTCCTGGTGGTGCAGGCTTGGTGGCACAATTAGAACTCAAAGAAATGCTCCGTGCCTGCATTGAGGCCGCAGTGGAGCGCGTAAATGGTTACTGTGGTTGTGCACCCGAAACCACGTGCTATGGATGTTTAAGAAATTACAGGAATCAGTTTGTCCATGCCTATATGCAACGAGGAGCGGTTTATTCATATTTGTTGGAATTGTTACAAAAACTTGAGTGA